In a single window of the Dreissena polymorpha isolate Duluth1 chromosome 3, UMN_Dpol_1.0, whole genome shotgun sequence genome:
- the LOC127873417 gene encoding zinc finger protein 37 homolog isoform X1 yields MEKPRLCRPPTLSPSARKRQRKASYDKKKARTIDLGDSLEAWTRMKNENKCTDSELVKMLIASYAKTTVSAKENLKKSPYVGCTLSGLPIMQAFKAQFTEPTGGSVSQRCGIFLIVPFVPATGSNVVDMTPLTATREAVVDSNVYLQELMSDKAVIEDKHMDATTRNDNLTGKRKQDIIIKKDLDDSVSDTLNVEDITAATSLTLQAPHMNNQGEKRTRTISMTYEDPKCEISDENSYLGLSDKECDFELSDENPDFALCDKEEGQSNNESCQKEMKLLENFIQNKSKVRYLDEEDEKLDKKFESRRKSTRLRSKGYRPDFKALELPDDSDEETNDKHFGDLAKDGSSEDDITVDDITDTMSMTVRACKMNRGRKRKKNISETEEDPDFELSDENPDFGASEKESDSEPSKTDPDFQLQLHSKDGELFESRDNTIKKKVVSSKNPCVRKVPKVKKKKIMIETCVGITGDMKMKLKSELKWKSIKLEDHADKYTVVKVPSVSQKDRNLDVFEELFSCLVCKGFKAEDKTAFEEHIEEHVNGILRCRICDYESKNQAYVKKHQKDAHPNLTKRSVIMGYSCELCGVELKELNIYRNHMAKQHNEARWYCNHCEAVYFKQSVLIKHKCEVHSEIMAYCKKCKLRFLDMTKDCYEQHVANCQGASEDNVKKGWLCPDCGKRYCSKIDLTRHIKHVHCNIRDFQCPKCSYTAKCSGNFKNHMRTHDGIKPYKCDQCAMSFVQAFQLTSHMRTHTGTKPFKCDQCSYAAAWNVQLKEHRGIHGLPTAIKCVACNVLFKNARVLNAHTKKEHPS; encoded by the exons aTGGAGAAACCGCGTCTATGTAGGCCTCCAACATTATCACCATCAGCTCGTAAACGACAAAGAAAGGCATCGTACGACAAAAAGAAGGCCAGAACCATTGATCTGGGAGATTCGCTCGAGGCATGGACTCGTatgaagaatgaaaataaatgcacagactCGGAGTTGGTGAAAATGCTCATCGCATCTTATGCAAAAACAACCGTCTCGGCCAAAGAAAA TTTAAAGAAGTCGCCCTATGTAGGCTGCACACTGAGCGGTCTGCCCATCATGCAAGCATTCAAAGCCCAGTTCACAGAGCCCACTGGAGGGTCTGTGTCACAGAGATGTGGGATATTCCTTATAGTTCCTTTTGTTCCGGCCACTGGATCCAATGTGGTAGATATGACCCCACTGACAGCAACCAGAGAAGCTGTGGTAGACTCCAATGTTTACCT aCAAGAGTTGATGTCAGATAAAGCAGTCATTGAGGATAAACATATGGATGCCACCACACGTAACGATAACCTGACAGGAAAACGTAAACAGGACATCATTATAAAGAAAGATCTGGATGATTCAGTGAGTGATACTTTGAACGTAGAAGACATTACAGCTGCCACCAGTTTGACTTTACAAGCACCTCACATGAACAATCAGGGGGAGAAAAGGACGCGAACAATTTCAATGACTTATGAAGACCCAAAAtgtgaaatatctgatgaaaaCTCGTATTTAGGACTGTCTGACAAAGAATGCGACTTTGAATTATCAGATGAAAACCCTGACTTTGCCCTGTGTGACAAGGAGGAGGGTCAGTCAAATAATGAAAGCTGTCAGAAAGAAATGAAACTGCTAGAAAACTTCATTCAGAACAAATCTAAAGTAAGATACCTTGATGAAGAGGATGAAAAGCTTGATAAGAAGTTTGAGTCTCGAAGGAAAAGTACACGATTACGATCAAAGGGCTATCGACCTGACTTCAAAGCTCTGGAATTACCTGATGATTCGGACGAAGAAACAAATGATAAACATTTTGGTGATTTGGCTAAAGATGGTTCAAGTGAAGATGATATTACTGTAGATGACATTACAGATACTATGAGTATGACTGTAAGAGCATGTAAAATGAATCGGggaagaaaaagaaagaaaaacatatCAGAGACTGAAGAAGACCCTGACTTTGAATTATCTGATGAAAACCCTGACTTTGGGGCATCTGAGAAAGAATCTGACTCTGAACCATCTAAAACAGACCCCGACTTTCAATTGCAGCTTCATAGTAAAGATGGTGAATTATTTGAATCCAGagataatacaattaaaaagaaAGTTGTGTCATCTAAGAATCCTTGTGTCAGAAAAGTACCCAAAGTTAAAAAGAAAAAGATCATGATAGAAACATGTGTGGGAATCACAGGTGACATGAAAATGAAACTTAAAAGTGAGTTGAAATGGAAATCAATAAAGCTTGAAGACCATGCAGACAAATACACTGTTGTGAAAGTACCATCTGTTTCTCAGAAAGATCGGAATCTTGATGTTTTTGAGGAACTTTTTTCATGTTTAGTTTGTAAAGGTTTCAAAGCAGAGGACAAGACAGCATTTGAGGAACACATTGAAGAACATGTGAATGGAATTCTTCGCTGCAGAATTTGTGACTATGAATCAAAAAACCAAGCTTATGTAAAAAAGCATCAAAAGGATGCTCATCCTAACTTGACAAAGAGGTCAGTCATCATGGGTTATAGCTGTGAACTGTGTGGAGTAGAACTCAAAGAGCTAAATATATATAGAAACCACATGGCTAAACAACACAATGAAGCTAGGTGGTATTGTAACCATTGTGAAGCTGTTTATTTCAAGCAGAGTGTGCTTATTAAACATAAGTGTGAAGTTCATTCAGAAATTATGGCATACTGTAAAAAGTGCAAGTTGCGTTTCTTAGACATGACCAAGGATTGTTATGAGCAACATGTAGCAAATTGCCAAGGCGCATCAGAAGACAATGTGAAAAAAGGCTGGCTTTGTCCTGATTGTGGAAAACGATACTGCTCCAAGATTGATCTAACTCGACATATAAAACATGTGCACTGCAACATACGAGACTTTCAGTGCCCTAAATGTTCCTACACTGCGAAATGTTCTGGCAATTTCAAGAATCACATGAGGACTCACGATG GTATCAAACCATACAAATGTGACCAATGCGCAATGAGCTTCGTTCAGGCGTTCCAGTTGACCTCCCACATGCGCACACACACAGGGACCAAGCCATTTAAGTGTGACCAATGCAGCTATGCGGCTGCGTGGAACGTTCAGCTTAAGGAGCATCGGGGAATCCATGGCTTACCAACGGCCATCAAGTGTGTGGCCTGCAATGTCCTGTTCAAGAACGCTAGAGTGCTGAATGCTCACACCAAGAAGGAGCACCCCAGTTGA
- the LOC127873417 gene encoding zinc finger protein 37-like isoform X2, which produces MHRLGVGENAHRILCKNNRLGQRKVHVLKKSPYVGCTLSGLPIMQAFKAQFTEPTGGSVSQRCGIFLIVPFVPATGSNVVDMTPLTATREAVVDSNVYLQELMSDKAVIEDKHMDATTRNDNLTGKRKQDIIIKKDLDDSVSDTLNVEDITAATSLTLQAPHMNNQGEKRTRTISMTYEDPKCEISDENSYLGLSDKECDFELSDENPDFALCDKEEGQSNNESCQKEMKLLENFIQNKSKVRYLDEEDEKLDKKFESRRKSTRLRSKGYRPDFKALELPDDSDEETNDKHFGDLAKDGSSEDDITVDDITDTMSMTVRACKMNRGRKRKKNISETEEDPDFELSDENPDFGASEKESDSEPSKTDPDFQLQLHSKDGELFESRDNTIKKKVVSSKNPCVRKVPKVKKKKIMIETCVGITGDMKMKLKSELKWKSIKLEDHADKYTVVKVPSVSQKDRNLDVFEELFSCLVCKGFKAEDKTAFEEHIEEHVNGILRCRICDYESKNQAYVKKHQKDAHPNLTKRSVIMGYSCELCGVELKELNIYRNHMAKQHNEARWYCNHCEAVYFKQSVLIKHKCEVHSEIMAYCKKCKLRFLDMTKDCYEQHVANCQGASEDNVKKGWLCPDCGKRYCSKIDLTRHIKHVHCNIRDFQCPKCSYTAKCSGNFKNHMRTHDGIKPYKCDQCAMSFVQAFQLTSHMRTHTGTKPFKCDQCSYAAAWNVQLKEHRGIHGLPTAIKCVACNVLFKNARVLNAHTKKEHPS; this is translated from the exons atgcacagactCGGAGTTGGTGAAAATGCTCATCGCATCTTATGCAAAAACAACCGTCTCGGCCAAAGAAAAGTACACGT TTTAAAGAAGTCGCCCTATGTAGGCTGCACACTGAGCGGTCTGCCCATCATGCAAGCATTCAAAGCCCAGTTCACAGAGCCCACTGGAGGGTCTGTGTCACAGAGATGTGGGATATTCCTTATAGTTCCTTTTGTTCCGGCCACTGGATCCAATGTGGTAGATATGACCCCACTGACAGCAACCAGAGAAGCTGTGGTAGACTCCAATGTTTACCT aCAAGAGTTGATGTCAGATAAAGCAGTCATTGAGGATAAACATATGGATGCCACCACACGTAACGATAACCTGACAGGAAAACGTAAACAGGACATCATTATAAAGAAAGATCTGGATGATTCAGTGAGTGATACTTTGAACGTAGAAGACATTACAGCTGCCACCAGTTTGACTTTACAAGCACCTCACATGAACAATCAGGGGGAGAAAAGGACGCGAACAATTTCAATGACTTATGAAGACCCAAAAtgtgaaatatctgatgaaaaCTCGTATTTAGGACTGTCTGACAAAGAATGCGACTTTGAATTATCAGATGAAAACCCTGACTTTGCCCTGTGTGACAAGGAGGAGGGTCAGTCAAATAATGAAAGCTGTCAGAAAGAAATGAAACTGCTAGAAAACTTCATTCAGAACAAATCTAAAGTAAGATACCTTGATGAAGAGGATGAAAAGCTTGATAAGAAGTTTGAGTCTCGAAGGAAAAGTACACGATTACGATCAAAGGGCTATCGACCTGACTTCAAAGCTCTGGAATTACCTGATGATTCGGACGAAGAAACAAATGATAAACATTTTGGTGATTTGGCTAAAGATGGTTCAAGTGAAGATGATATTACTGTAGATGACATTACAGATACTATGAGTATGACTGTAAGAGCATGTAAAATGAATCGGggaagaaaaagaaagaaaaacatatCAGAGACTGAAGAAGACCCTGACTTTGAATTATCTGATGAAAACCCTGACTTTGGGGCATCTGAGAAAGAATCTGACTCTGAACCATCTAAAACAGACCCCGACTTTCAATTGCAGCTTCATAGTAAAGATGGTGAATTATTTGAATCCAGagataatacaattaaaaagaaAGTTGTGTCATCTAAGAATCCTTGTGTCAGAAAAGTACCCAAAGTTAAAAAGAAAAAGATCATGATAGAAACATGTGTGGGAATCACAGGTGACATGAAAATGAAACTTAAAAGTGAGTTGAAATGGAAATCAATAAAGCTTGAAGACCATGCAGACAAATACACTGTTGTGAAAGTACCATCTGTTTCTCAGAAAGATCGGAATCTTGATGTTTTTGAGGAACTTTTTTCATGTTTAGTTTGTAAAGGTTTCAAAGCAGAGGACAAGACAGCATTTGAGGAACACATTGAAGAACATGTGAATGGAATTCTTCGCTGCAGAATTTGTGACTATGAATCAAAAAACCAAGCTTATGTAAAAAAGCATCAAAAGGATGCTCATCCTAACTTGACAAAGAGGTCAGTCATCATGGGTTATAGCTGTGAACTGTGTGGAGTAGAACTCAAAGAGCTAAATATATATAGAAACCACATGGCTAAACAACACAATGAAGCTAGGTGGTATTGTAACCATTGTGAAGCTGTTTATTTCAAGCAGAGTGTGCTTATTAAACATAAGTGTGAAGTTCATTCAGAAATTATGGCATACTGTAAAAAGTGCAAGTTGCGTTTCTTAGACATGACCAAGGATTGTTATGAGCAACATGTAGCAAATTGCCAAGGCGCATCAGAAGACAATGTGAAAAAAGGCTGGCTTTGTCCTGATTGTGGAAAACGATACTGCTCCAAGATTGATCTAACTCGACATATAAAACATGTGCACTGCAACATACGAGACTTTCAGTGCCCTAAATGTTCCTACACTGCGAAATGTTCTGGCAATTTCAAGAATCACATGAGGACTCACGATG GTATCAAACCATACAAATGTGACCAATGCGCAATGAGCTTCGTTCAGGCGTTCCAGTTGACCTCCCACATGCGCACACACACAGGGACCAAGCCATTTAAGTGTGACCAATGCAGCTATGCGGCTGCGTGGAACGTTCAGCTTAAGGAGCATCGGGGAATCCATGGCTTACCAACGGCCATCAAGTGTGTGGCCTGCAATGTCCTGTTCAAGAACGCTAGAGTGCTGAATGCTCACACCAAGAAGGAGCACCCCAGTTGA
- the LOC127873417 gene encoding zinc finger protein 37-like isoform X3: MEKPRLCRPPTLSPSARKRQRKASYDKKKARTIDLGDSLEAWTRMKNENKCTDSELVKMLIASYAKTTVSAKEKQELMSDKAVIEDKHMDATTRNDNLTGKRKQDIIIKKDLDDSVSDTLNVEDITAATSLTLQAPHMNNQGEKRTRTISMTYEDPKCEISDENSYLGLSDKECDFELSDENPDFALCDKEEGQSNNESCQKEMKLLENFIQNKSKVRYLDEEDEKLDKKFESRRKSTRLRSKGYRPDFKALELPDDSDEETNDKHFGDLAKDGSSEDDITVDDITDTMSMTVRACKMNRGRKRKKNISETEEDPDFELSDENPDFGASEKESDSEPSKTDPDFQLQLHSKDGELFESRDNTIKKKVVSSKNPCVRKVPKVKKKKIMIETCVGITGDMKMKLKSELKWKSIKLEDHADKYTVVKVPSVSQKDRNLDVFEELFSCLVCKGFKAEDKTAFEEHIEEHVNGILRCRICDYESKNQAYVKKHQKDAHPNLTKRSVIMGYSCELCGVELKELNIYRNHMAKQHNEARWYCNHCEAVYFKQSVLIKHKCEVHSEIMAYCKKCKLRFLDMTKDCYEQHVANCQGASEDNVKKGWLCPDCGKRYCSKIDLTRHIKHVHCNIRDFQCPKCSYTAKCSGNFKNHMRTHDGIKPYKCDQCAMSFVQAFQLTSHMRTHTGTKPFKCDQCSYAAAWNVQLKEHRGIHGLPTAIKCVACNVLFKNARVLNAHTKKEHPS, translated from the exons aTGGAGAAACCGCGTCTATGTAGGCCTCCAACATTATCACCATCAGCTCGTAAACGACAAAGAAAGGCATCGTACGACAAAAAGAAGGCCAGAACCATTGATCTGGGAGATTCGCTCGAGGCATGGACTCGTatgaagaatgaaaataaatgcacagactCGGAGTTGGTGAAAATGCTCATCGCATCTTATGCAAAAACAACCGTCTCGGCCAAAGAAAA aCAAGAGTTGATGTCAGATAAAGCAGTCATTGAGGATAAACATATGGATGCCACCACACGTAACGATAACCTGACAGGAAAACGTAAACAGGACATCATTATAAAGAAAGATCTGGATGATTCAGTGAGTGATACTTTGAACGTAGAAGACATTACAGCTGCCACCAGTTTGACTTTACAAGCACCTCACATGAACAATCAGGGGGAGAAAAGGACGCGAACAATTTCAATGACTTATGAAGACCCAAAAtgtgaaatatctgatgaaaaCTCGTATTTAGGACTGTCTGACAAAGAATGCGACTTTGAATTATCAGATGAAAACCCTGACTTTGCCCTGTGTGACAAGGAGGAGGGTCAGTCAAATAATGAAAGCTGTCAGAAAGAAATGAAACTGCTAGAAAACTTCATTCAGAACAAATCTAAAGTAAGATACCTTGATGAAGAGGATGAAAAGCTTGATAAGAAGTTTGAGTCTCGAAGGAAAAGTACACGATTACGATCAAAGGGCTATCGACCTGACTTCAAAGCTCTGGAATTACCTGATGATTCGGACGAAGAAACAAATGATAAACATTTTGGTGATTTGGCTAAAGATGGTTCAAGTGAAGATGATATTACTGTAGATGACATTACAGATACTATGAGTATGACTGTAAGAGCATGTAAAATGAATCGGggaagaaaaagaaagaaaaacatatCAGAGACTGAAGAAGACCCTGACTTTGAATTATCTGATGAAAACCCTGACTTTGGGGCATCTGAGAAAGAATCTGACTCTGAACCATCTAAAACAGACCCCGACTTTCAATTGCAGCTTCATAGTAAAGATGGTGAATTATTTGAATCCAGagataatacaattaaaaagaaAGTTGTGTCATCTAAGAATCCTTGTGTCAGAAAAGTACCCAAAGTTAAAAAGAAAAAGATCATGATAGAAACATGTGTGGGAATCACAGGTGACATGAAAATGAAACTTAAAAGTGAGTTGAAATGGAAATCAATAAAGCTTGAAGACCATGCAGACAAATACACTGTTGTGAAAGTACCATCTGTTTCTCAGAAAGATCGGAATCTTGATGTTTTTGAGGAACTTTTTTCATGTTTAGTTTGTAAAGGTTTCAAAGCAGAGGACAAGACAGCATTTGAGGAACACATTGAAGAACATGTGAATGGAATTCTTCGCTGCAGAATTTGTGACTATGAATCAAAAAACCAAGCTTATGTAAAAAAGCATCAAAAGGATGCTCATCCTAACTTGACAAAGAGGTCAGTCATCATGGGTTATAGCTGTGAACTGTGTGGAGTAGAACTCAAAGAGCTAAATATATATAGAAACCACATGGCTAAACAACACAATGAAGCTAGGTGGTATTGTAACCATTGTGAAGCTGTTTATTTCAAGCAGAGTGTGCTTATTAAACATAAGTGTGAAGTTCATTCAGAAATTATGGCATACTGTAAAAAGTGCAAGTTGCGTTTCTTAGACATGACCAAGGATTGTTATGAGCAACATGTAGCAAATTGCCAAGGCGCATCAGAAGACAATGTGAAAAAAGGCTGGCTTTGTCCTGATTGTGGAAAACGATACTGCTCCAAGATTGATCTAACTCGACATATAAAACATGTGCACTGCAACATACGAGACTTTCAGTGCCCTAAATGTTCCTACACTGCGAAATGTTCTGGCAATTTCAAGAATCACATGAGGACTCACGATG GTATCAAACCATACAAATGTGACCAATGCGCAATGAGCTTCGTTCAGGCGTTCCAGTTGACCTCCCACATGCGCACACACACAGGGACCAAGCCATTTAAGTGTGACCAATGCAGCTATGCGGCTGCGTGGAACGTTCAGCTTAAGGAGCATCGGGGAATCCATGGCTTACCAACGGCCATCAAGTGTGTGGCCTGCAATGTCCTGTTCAAGAACGCTAGAGTGCTGAATGCTCACACCAAGAAGGAGCACCCCAGTTGA